From the genome of Ictalurus punctatus breed USDA103 chromosome 28, Coco_2.0, whole genome shotgun sequence, one region includes:
- the dpm2 gene encoding dolichol phosphate-mannose biosynthesis regulatory protein: MATGADQAVGLGLVGFSLLLFTYYTIWVIVLPFVDSDHMIHSYFLPREYSVILPGVAALILLLCVGTFIGIITWKNRKPKKVD; the protein is encoded by the exons ATG GCAACCGGAGCAGATCAAGCTGTTGGTTTGGGCCTCGTTGGCTTCAGTCTATTACTGTTCACGTATTACACCATATGGGTCATAGTCCTG CCGTTTGTCGACAGCGATCACATGATCCACAGTTATTTTCTTCCTCGAGAGTACTCGGTCATACTTCCCGGCGTAGCAGCTTTGATCCTCTTACTATGTGTTG GTACCTTCATAGGAATAATAACATGGAAGAATCGTAAACCAAAGAAAGTCGACTAG